One Mycolicibacterium pulveris genomic region harbors:
- a CDS encoding virulence factor Mce family protein: protein MMRRSRNVRVVLAAALVLILGAGVFLAVRLPGQSARMTVVAYFENTTGLFAGDHVWIRGVSVGKVEKIEPQPEQAKVTFSIDSKYRVPADAKAVILSPQLVTGRAIQLIPPYRGGPTLADGAVIGLDRTAVPVEWDDLRVQLERVTELLKPTGPGGVSTLGALINTAADNVRGQGPTIRDAVMKLSRTVTTLADQSDDVFATTKNLATLVSALRDSADLLEQLNHNLAAVSSVLADDPDKIGRAAEELNAVVADVHDFAAEHTEVIGTASDRLTSITDALVDSIGDIKQTLHIAPTVMQNFNNMYEPANGSMTGALAVNNFANPVSFLCGAIQSASRLGGEQSAKLCAQYLAPIMKNRQYNFPPLGMNLFVGTQARPNEITYSEEWMRPDHVPTPVPEPPAEAVATDPADGLPGMMVTHGGGS, encoded by the coding sequence ATGATGCGCCGGTCACGGAATGTGCGGGTGGTGCTGGCGGCCGCGCTGGTGCTCATTCTCGGTGCGGGTGTGTTTCTGGCCGTGCGGTTGCCCGGTCAGAGCGCGCGAATGACGGTGGTTGCCTACTTCGAGAACACCACAGGGCTGTTCGCGGGTGATCATGTTTGGATCCGGGGCGTGTCGGTCGGCAAGGTCGAGAAGATCGAGCCGCAGCCCGAGCAGGCCAAGGTCACCTTCTCGATCGACAGTAAGTACCGGGTTCCCGCCGATGCCAAGGCCGTCATCCTGTCGCCGCAGCTGGTGACCGGTAGGGCCATCCAGCTGATACCGCCCTACCGTGGGGGGCCCACGCTGGCCGACGGCGCAGTCATCGGCCTCGACCGCACGGCGGTGCCGGTCGAATGGGATGACCTGAGGGTGCAGCTCGAGCGGGTGACCGAACTGCTGAAGCCGACCGGGCCGGGCGGCGTGAGTACGCTCGGCGCCCTCATCAACACCGCCGCGGACAATGTGCGCGGACAGGGACCCACGATCCGCGACGCGGTCATGAAACTGTCCCGCACGGTCACCACGCTCGCCGATCAGAGCGACGACGTCTTCGCCACGACCAAGAACCTTGCGACGTTGGTGTCCGCGTTGCGCGACAGCGCCGATCTGCTCGAGCAACTCAACCACAACCTCGCCGCCGTGAGCTCGGTGCTCGCCGATGACCCGGACAAGATCGGCAGGGCCGCCGAGGAACTGAATGCGGTGGTCGCCGACGTGCACGATTTCGCCGCCGAACACACCGAGGTGATCGGCACCGCGTCGGACAGGTTGACGTCGATCACCGACGCACTGGTCGACAGCATCGGCGACATCAAGCAGACACTGCACATCGCCCCGACCGTCATGCAGAACTTCAACAACATGTACGAGCCCGCCAACGGGTCGATGACCGGTGCGCTCGCCGTCAACAACTTCGCCAACCCGGTGTCTTTCCTCTGTGGCGCAATTCAATCCGCTTCCCGATTGGGTGGCGAGCAGTCGGCGAAGCTGTGCGCGCAGTATCTGGCGCCCATCATGAAGAACCGCCAGTACAACTTCCCGCCGTTGGGAATGAACCTCTTCGTCGGTACGCAGGCGCGGCCGAACGAGATCACCTACAGCGAGGAATGGATGCGACCCGATCACGTTCCGACCCCGGTCCCTGAGCCGCCCGCCGAGGCGGTCGCCACCGACCCCGCCGACGGTCTGCCGGGGATGATGGTCACCCATGGCGGTGGGTCATGA
- a CDS encoding MCE family protein, with the protein MRSFAERNPILIGGIGVLAVSAVVVAALQYQRLPFLSTGEVYSAYFADASGLRNGAVVEVSGYPVGSVMSIDLEPAGVLVTFKIGEDVRMGSRTEAAIRTKSLLGAKIVDVTPRGDGRLEGAIPLDRTTSPYQLPEALGDLATTISGVNTNQLSDSLATLAQTFSDTPPSLREAVAGVSRLAQTLDSRDAQLRSLLKNAAAATSVLANRADQVAGLVRDTNALLAQLRTQSAALDQIWGNISAVSKQLKAFISENRAQLKPALDKLNGVLEVVDDRKERLQQAIKLINTYVMSLGESLSSGPFFKAYVANLLPGQFVQPFVDAAFSDLGLDPATLLPSELTDPPVGQPGTPALPVPYPRTGQGGEPRLTLPDAITGKPGDPRYPYREPPPPPPPGGPPPGPPAPQPGAQP; encoded by the coding sequence GTGAGGTCGTTTGCGGAACGCAATCCGATACTGATCGGCGGCATCGGTGTACTTGCCGTGTCCGCGGTCGTGGTGGCGGCGCTTCAGTACCAGCGGCTGCCCTTTCTCAGCACCGGCGAGGTCTACTCGGCCTACTTCGCCGACGCCAGCGGGCTGAGAAACGGTGCCGTGGTCGAAGTCTCTGGTTATCCGGTGGGCAGCGTGATGAGCATCGATCTGGAGCCCGCCGGCGTTCTGGTCACCTTCAAGATCGGTGAGGACGTCCGGATGGGGTCTCGCACCGAGGCCGCGATCAGGACCAAGAGCCTGCTGGGCGCCAAGATCGTCGACGTGACGCCGCGCGGGGACGGCCGGCTCGAAGGCGCCATTCCACTCGACCGGACGACGTCGCCGTATCAGTTGCCGGAAGCCCTCGGTGATCTGGCGACCACGATCAGCGGGGTGAACACCAACCAGTTGTCGGACTCGTTGGCGACGTTGGCGCAGACCTTCTCCGACACACCGCCTTCCCTGCGGGAAGCGGTGGCCGGGGTGTCTCGCCTGGCGCAGACGCTCGACTCCCGCGACGCTCAGCTGCGCAGCCTGCTCAAGAACGCCGCCGCGGCGACGTCGGTGCTCGCCAACCGCGCCGACCAGGTCGCGGGCCTGGTGCGCGACACCAACGCGCTGCTGGCGCAACTGCGCACGCAGAGCGCGGCACTGGATCAGATATGGGGAAACATCTCGGCGGTGTCAAAACAGCTGAAGGCGTTCATATCCGAGAACCGCGCGCAGCTGAAGCCGGCGCTGGACAAGCTCAACGGGGTGCTCGAGGTCGTCGACGACCGCAAGGAACGGCTGCAGCAGGCCATCAAGCTGATCAACACCTACGTCATGTCGCTCGGCGAATCGCTGTCGTCCGGACCGTTTTTCAAGGCCTATGTGGCCAATCTGCTACCGGGCCAGTTCGTCCAGCCGTTCGTCGACGCCGCGTTCTCCGATCTCGGACTGGATCCGGCCACGCTGCTGCCGTCGGAGTTGACCGATCCGCCGGTGGGTCAGCCGGGAACCCCGGCGCTGCCGGTACCGTATCCGCGGACCGGGCAGGGCGGCGAGCCGAGGCTGACGTTGCCCGATGCGATCACCGGTAAACCCGGTGATCCACGCTATCCCTACCGCGAACCACCGCCGCCTCCGCCTCCCGGCGGCCCCCCGCCGGGTCCGCCTGCACCGCAGCCGGGAGCACAGCCATGA
- a CDS encoding virulence factor Mce family protein — MSSLKGVIWRFATWLTACSLIGFLLLATFGEFRFGSGNGYYAEFTNVSNLRKGTTVRIAGVEVGKVNDISINPDATVRVSFSVDKSVVLTEGSRAVIRYDNLIGDRYLALTEGAGGTRTLQPGQTIPPTRTEPALDLDAVIGGFKPLFRALDPDQVNSLSEELIAAFQGQGPAIGSFLDQAAVLTNALADRDVLIGQVIDNLNVVLGSLGGQSDRLDTAVASLSELINRLAERRTDVSNAVAHTNAVAGSLADLLAKSRAPFRKVVHETDRVAEIAMADRDYLDNLINTLPDKYRALVRQGMYGDYFSFYLCDVVLKLNGKGGQPVYVKVVGQSTGRCAPK; from the coding sequence GTGAGTAGCCTAAAGGGCGTGATCTGGCGGTTTGCCACCTGGCTGACCGCCTGCTCGCTCATCGGGTTCCTGCTGCTGGCGACCTTCGGAGAGTTCCGCTTCGGCTCGGGCAACGGCTACTACGCCGAGTTCACCAACGTCTCGAATCTGCGGAAAGGGACGACCGTCCGGATCGCCGGGGTGGAGGTGGGCAAGGTCAACGACATCTCGATCAACCCCGATGCGACTGTGCGGGTGAGCTTTTCGGTAGACAAGTCGGTGGTTCTCACCGAGGGATCACGCGCAGTGATCCGGTACGACAACCTGATCGGTGACCGCTACCTCGCGTTGACGGAGGGGGCCGGTGGCACCAGGACGCTACAGCCCGGGCAGACGATCCCGCCGACCCGCACCGAGCCGGCGCTGGATCTGGACGCGGTGATAGGCGGGTTCAAGCCGCTGTTTCGGGCCCTCGACCCGGATCAGGTCAACAGCCTCAGCGAGGAGTTGATCGCGGCTTTTCAAGGACAGGGCCCGGCCATCGGGTCATTCCTCGACCAAGCAGCGGTGCTGACCAACGCGTTGGCGGACCGCGATGTGTTGATCGGGCAGGTCATCGACAACCTCAACGTCGTGCTGGGATCCCTTGGCGGCCAGAGCGATCGACTCGACACCGCGGTGGCCTCACTCTCCGAGCTGATCAATCGGCTGGCGGAGCGCCGAACCGATGTCTCCAACGCGGTGGCCCATACCAACGCCGTTGCAGGCTCTCTCGCCGACCTGCTGGCGAAGTCGCGGGCGCCGTTCCGGAAGGTGGTGCATGAGACCGACCGGGTGGCCGAGATCGCGATGGCGGACCGCGATTACCTCGACAACCTGATCAACACCCTGCCGGACAAGTACCGGGCGCTGGTCCGGCAGGGGATGTACGGCGACTACTTCAGTTTCTACCTGTGCGACGTGGTGCTGAAACTCAACGGTAAAGGGGGACAGCCTGTGTACGTGAAGGTGGTCGGCCAGAGCACCGGGAGGTGCGCGCCCAAGTGA
- a CDS encoding MCE family protein, with protein sequence MNRRAGTHRISTGWWTLILLAVIVVFLFGSAAAFRGTFRSYVGVTLTSERAGLVMETDADVMLRGVRVGRVSRLSNDENGTSLKLELDPDQVRYIPANVTAQISATTAFGTKFVELVYPSEPSPARLTAGAVLYADRVSTEVNTVFENVVDLLNMIDPLKLNAVLTAVAEGVRGQGERMGQSITDLNQVLLALNERSETIGANWRSLKNFTDTYDAAAEDIVAILDAVSTTSTTVTEHERALDALLLNVVGFTEAGTNLLATSKDDFVDAVNTLQPTTGLLLHHNPVYTCFLQGATWYLENGGYAAWGGDGRTLQLDVALLLGNDPYTYPEHLPIVAAKGGPGGQPGCGSLPDATKNFPVRQLITNTGWGTGLDIRPNPGIGHPCWANYLPVTRAVPEPPSIRQCIPGPAIGPITAPGAPPYGAPWYGPDGTPLWPGVPPPKPSPTPMGANQP encoded by the coding sequence ATGAACCGCAGAGCAGGCACACACCGCATCTCCACCGGGTGGTGGACGCTGATCCTGCTTGCGGTGATCGTGGTCTTCCTGTTCGGATCCGCCGCGGCCTTCCGCGGTACGTTCCGGTCCTACGTAGGAGTCACGCTCACGTCAGAACGCGCGGGGCTGGTGATGGAAACCGACGCCGACGTGATGCTGCGCGGGGTGCGGGTCGGCCGTGTCAGCAGGTTGAGCAACGACGAGAACGGGACGAGCCTGAAGCTGGAGCTCGACCCCGACCAGGTTCGATACATCCCGGCGAACGTCACGGCCCAGATCAGCGCCACCACTGCCTTCGGAACGAAATTCGTTGAGCTGGTGTATCCGTCGGAGCCGAGCCCCGCCCGGCTGACCGCAGGTGCGGTGTTGTATGCCGACCGGGTCAGCACGGAGGTCAACACCGTGTTCGAGAACGTGGTCGACCTACTCAACATGATCGATCCGCTGAAGCTGAACGCGGTGCTGACCGCCGTGGCCGAGGGGGTCCGTGGACAGGGTGAACGGATGGGGCAGTCCATCACCGATCTCAACCAGGTGCTCCTGGCCCTCAACGAACGCAGCGAAACCATCGGCGCAAACTGGCGCTCGTTGAAGAACTTCACCGACACCTACGACGCCGCCGCCGAAGACATCGTCGCCATCCTGGATGCCGTCAGCACGACGAGCACCACCGTCACCGAGCACGAACGCGCGCTGGATGCGTTGCTGCTGAACGTGGTCGGCTTCACCGAAGCCGGCACCAACCTGCTCGCCACGAGCAAAGACGACTTCGTGGACGCCGTCAACACCCTGCAACCCACCACGGGTCTGCTGCTCCACCACAACCCCGTGTACACCTGCTTCCTGCAGGGAGCGACATGGTATCTGGAGAACGGGGGCTACGCGGCGTGGGGCGGTGACGGCCGCACCCTGCAACTGGATGTCGCCCTGCTGCTGGGGAACGACCCCTACACCTATCCGGAACACCTGCCGATCGTCGCGGCCAAAGGCGGACCCGGCGGGCAACCCGGATGCGGTTCGCTTCCGGATGCCACGAAGAACTTCCCGGTGCGCCAACTGATCACCAATACCGGTTGGGGCACAGGCCTGGACATCCGACCCAATCCCGGCATCGGACATCCCTGTTGGGCGAACTACCTGCCGGTGACCCGTGCGGTGCCGGAACCCCCCAGCATCCGGCAATGCATTCCGGGTCCGGCGATCGGGCCGATCACCGCTCCCGGGGCACCGCCATACGGCGCGCCGTGGTACGGGCCCGACGGGACGCCCCTGTGGCCGGGAGTGCCACCGCCTAAACCGAGTCCCACCCCAATGGGTGCGAACCAGCCGTAG
- a CDS encoding ABC transporter permease → MTVSVPSTLHPRLRRVGNRAVGEWHRIGAQTRFYATTLAGIPDAVVNYRSELLRVIAQMGLGSGALAVIGGTVVIVAFLTITTGAIVAVQGYNQLASVGVEALTGFASAFFNTREIQPGTVMVALAATVGAGSTAQLGAMRINEEIDALEAIGIRSVSYLASTRVLAGVIVAVPLFCVGLMTAYLAARLGTTAVYGQGAGVYDHYFYTYLHPTDVLWSIGEVAAVALMIMLMCTYYGYTASGGPSGVGEAVGRAVRASMVVASLLIVVMTLAIYGQSGNFHLAA, encoded by the coding sequence ATGACAGTCAGTGTTCCGAGTACGCTTCATCCGCGGCTGCGACGAGTGGGCAACCGCGCAGTCGGCGAATGGCACCGCATCGGGGCCCAAACCCGGTTCTACGCCACCACATTGGCCGGAATCCCCGACGCCGTAGTCAATTACCGCAGCGAACTGCTGCGGGTGATCGCGCAGATGGGCCTCGGCAGCGGCGCCCTCGCGGTGATCGGCGGCACGGTGGTGATTGTGGCGTTCTTGACGATCACCACCGGTGCGATCGTCGCGGTGCAGGGCTATAACCAATTGGCATCCGTGGGGGTGGAGGCCCTCACGGGGTTCGCATCCGCCTTCTTCAACACGCGCGAAATCCAGCCGGGCACCGTGATGGTCGCGTTGGCGGCCACCGTCGGCGCAGGCAGCACCGCGCAATTGGGGGCCATGCGTATCAACGAGGAGATCGACGCCCTGGAGGCGATCGGCATCCGCAGCGTCAGCTACCTCGCATCGACCCGGGTGCTGGCCGGGGTGATCGTGGCGGTGCCGCTGTTCTGCGTCGGCCTGATGACGGCGTACCTCGCGGCACGCCTCGGCACCACTGCCGTCTACGGGCAGGGGGCCGGCGTTTACGACCACTACTTCTACACCTATCTGCACCCCACCGACGTGCTGTGGTCTATCGGGGAAGTCGCCGCGGTGGCGCTGATGATCATGCTGATGTGCACCTACTACGGCTACACGGCGAGCGGCGGGCCGTCGGGGGTGGGGGAGGCCGTCGGACGGGCGGTGCGGGCGTCGATGGTCGTCGCGTCGCTGCTGATTGTGGTTATGACACTGGCGATTTACGGCCAGTCCGGCAACTTCCACCTGGCGGCATAG
- a CDS encoding MlaE family ABC transporter permease codes for MVIDTQAMAKPVRAVGGFFAMSMDTLVMMFRAPLAWREYMIQCWFVARVSTLPGLLMTVPWAVISGFLFNVLLSDIGAADFSGTGAAIFTVSQSGPIVTVLVVAGAGATAMCADLGARTIREELDALRVMGIDPIQALVVPRVLAATTVSLALNSVLIVTGLVGAFVCSVYLMDVSAGAWVAGLTTMTHLADVIISMIKATLFGLAAGLIACYQGISVGGGPAGVGRAVNETVVFAFIVLFLTNIIVTAIGVPFMVR; via the coding sequence ATGGTGATCGACACCCAGGCGATGGCCAAGCCGGTGCGGGCGGTCGGCGGCTTCTTCGCGATGTCCATGGACACCCTGGTGATGATGTTCCGGGCGCCGCTGGCATGGCGCGAGTACATGATCCAGTGCTGGTTCGTGGCGCGGGTGTCGACCCTCCCGGGGCTGCTGATGACGGTCCCGTGGGCTGTCATCTCGGGGTTTTTGTTCAACGTGCTGTTGTCCGACATCGGTGCCGCCGATTTCTCCGGCACGGGCGCGGCGATTTTCACCGTGTCCCAAAGCGGTCCGATCGTGACGGTGTTGGTGGTCGCCGGTGCCGGCGCCACCGCGATGTGCGCCGATCTGGGCGCGCGCACGATCAGGGAGGAACTCGATGCGCTGCGGGTGATGGGAATCGATCCGATTCAAGCGCTGGTCGTTCCCCGGGTGCTCGCGGCGACCACGGTGTCGCTGGCGCTGAACTCGGTGCTGATCGTGACCGGCCTGGTCGGTGCGTTCGTGTGTTCGGTGTACCTGATGGACGTCTCCGCCGGTGCGTGGGTCGCGGGGTTGACGACGATGACGCATCTGGCCGACGTCATCATCTCGATGATCAAGGCGACATTGTTCGGGTTGGCGGCGGGCCTGATCGCCTGTTATCAGGGCATTTCAGTGGGCGGCGGCCCGGCCGGTGTGGGTCGGGCGGTGAACGAAACGGTGGTGTTCGCCTTCATCGTCCTGTTCCTGACCAACATCATCGTCACCGCCATCGGCGTCCCGTTCATGGTGAGGTGA
- a CDS encoding nuclear transport factor 2 family protein — translation MTAISEQARNIEATKAIYAAVPAGDLDTALRHLDPEVRITYYGTEKIPYAGDYHGITEAMTFFARVGQNIEIVEMEPWKFIAQGDDLAVWGRQRFRRIETGYEWQSEFAHIITLREGRWLHFRDFMNSALTQEAFSR, via the coding sequence ATGACCGCCATCAGCGAACAGGCCCGCAACATCGAGGCGACGAAGGCCATCTATGCCGCCGTGCCCGCGGGTGACCTCGACACCGCGCTACGGCACCTGGACCCGGAGGTCCGCATCACCTATTACGGCACCGAGAAGATCCCGTACGCCGGTGACTACCACGGCATCACCGAGGCGATGACGTTCTTCGCCAGGGTCGGCCAGAACATCGAGATCGTCGAGATGGAACCGTGGAAGTTCATCGCACAGGGTGACGACCTCGCCGTCTGGGGCCGGCAACGGTTCCGCAGGATCGAGACCGGCTACGAGTGGCAATCGGAGTTCGCGCACATCATCACCCTTCGTGAGGGCCGCTGGCTGCATTTCCGCGACTTCATGAACTCCGCCCTGACCCAGGAGGCGTTCAGCCGATGA
- a CDS encoding cytochrome P450 — MSSTTASAIEVLTTPQGIADPYPLYDQLRPSSPVAGYRDWPPGTVPGADEPVTAWALFRYDQVWEAARDSDTFSSRDPLQEASSAPSLMLVNTDPPKHEVERKLVSQAFSPRRVRRLEPWLTDLIPHLLDDLGEGEVDVMSFAAEIPTRAMVRLLGLPEGDHVRFKNWANAFMLSSALTPEERMASNQEMVGAFAARLAEHSSIIAEQGASEDVEDAEDLISALLRAEVDGERLTPEEIVRFCVTLVVAGSETTTFLIGNLLHALASEPEIAARIRADRSTLPAFVEETMRRDGPPQRLFRIATRDVEVGGKLIRAGEWVALFFGSANRDPAVFPNPARLDIDRPNLRRQLSFGHGLHFCLGSSLARLEVTTMLNAVLDRYQRIELSDDPGTKQTASLLTHAYVRLPLRLS; from the coding sequence ATGTCATCTACCACCGCTTCGGCGATCGAAGTGCTCACCACGCCCCAGGGCATCGCCGACCCTTATCCGCTGTACGACCAGCTGCGCCCCTCCTCCCCGGTCGCGGGCTACCGCGACTGGCCGCCGGGGACCGTGCCGGGCGCCGACGAACCCGTCACCGCGTGGGCGCTCTTCCGCTACGACCAGGTCTGGGAAGCCGCACGCGACAGCGACACGTTCTCGTCGCGTGACCCGCTGCAAGAGGCCTCCTCCGCGCCCAGCCTGATGCTGGTCAACACGGACCCGCCAAAGCACGAGGTGGAGCGAAAGCTGGTCTCGCAGGCGTTTTCTCCGCGCCGGGTCCGGCGGCTGGAACCCTGGCTCACCGATCTGATTCCGCATTTGCTCGACGATCTCGGCGAGGGCGAAGTGGACGTGATGTCGTTCGCCGCCGAGATTCCCACCAGGGCCATGGTCCGATTGCTGGGTCTGCCGGAAGGTGACCACGTCCGTTTCAAGAACTGGGCCAACGCGTTCATGCTGAGTTCGGCGCTGACGCCCGAAGAACGGATGGCGAGCAACCAAGAGATGGTCGGGGCTTTCGCCGCCCGGCTTGCCGAGCACTCCTCGATCATCGCCGAGCAGGGGGCGAGCGAGGACGTCGAGGATGCCGAGGACCTCATATCGGCGCTGTTGCGCGCGGAAGTCGACGGTGAACGCCTGACGCCGGAGGAGATCGTCCGGTTCTGTGTCACGTTGGTGGTCGCAGGCAGCGAGACCACGACCTTTTTGATCGGCAACCTGTTGCACGCCTTGGCGAGTGAGCCCGAGATCGCTGCGCGGATACGTGCAGACCGGTCGACGCTTCCGGCCTTCGTCGAGGAGACCATGCGGCGCGACGGCCCACCACAGCGCCTGTTCCGCATCGCCACCCGCGACGTGGAAGTGGGGGGCAAGCTGATCCGGGCGGGGGAGTGGGTGGCGCTGTTCTTCGGCTCGGCCAACCGCGATCCCGCGGTGTTCCCCAACCCGGCGCGGCTCGACATCGACCGGCCGAATCTCCGAAGGCAGCTCTCGTTCGGCCACGGGTTGCATTTCTGCCTCGGTTCCTCGCTGGCGCGGTTGGAGGTCACCACGATGCTCAACGCGGTACTGGACCGCTATCAGCGGATCGAGCTGAGCGACGACCCCGGGACAAAGCAGACCGCCAGTCTGCTGACGCACGCGTATGTCCGTCTACCCCTTCGCCTGTCATGA
- a CDS encoding LuxR C-terminal-related transcriptional regulator — protein sequence MKIADGMPGPDETLAGHPGWASRPAKESDAARRYRETFADWSVDPTDDPMAVVSEAIDTKANEVRNALEARGDDEAIAALESVLDYCSLERELIEDGAQRRMLALLQVQEALSKLRVVDDVATIVDRAPRELVESCGFDRAVLFRVHEGRMFMESAYFGEDREGAEKMVAFAQSVAPPLDHMLLETQMIRRHAPAIVRDARNDPRVNRPIVDFSMTHSYVAAPVMPTGKVIGFLHADRLYSGRLVDEIDRDTVWAFAEGFGYAYERTVLLERMRRLQAEVRNALASADEAARALQDADLDLRKIEPLERSPAARSLADVHTRVMTMLTRREVEVLRLMAAGRTNQQIADELVISAGTVKSHVKRVLRKLHATNRAEAASAYVRLASVPDGA from the coding sequence ATGAAGATCGCCGATGGCATGCCCGGTCCCGACGAGACGTTGGCAGGCCATCCGGGCTGGGCGTCGCGTCCGGCCAAGGAGAGTGATGCCGCCCGCCGCTACCGGGAGACGTTTGCGGATTGGAGTGTCGACCCCACCGACGATCCGATGGCCGTGGTGTCGGAGGCCATCGACACCAAGGCCAACGAGGTGCGCAACGCGTTGGAGGCGCGCGGCGACGACGAAGCGATCGCGGCGCTGGAGTCGGTGCTCGATTATTGTTCGCTCGAGCGGGAGCTGATCGAGGACGGCGCACAACGACGCATGCTCGCGCTGTTGCAGGTCCAGGAGGCCCTGAGCAAGCTGCGGGTCGTCGATGACGTCGCAACGATCGTCGACCGGGCGCCGCGAGAGTTGGTGGAGTCGTGCGGATTTGACCGCGCCGTGCTGTTCCGCGTGCACGAGGGCCGGATGTTCATGGAGTCGGCGTACTTCGGCGAGGACCGCGAGGGCGCCGAGAAGATGGTCGCGTTCGCCCAGTCCGTGGCCCCGCCGCTGGATCACATGCTGTTGGAGACGCAGATGATCCGCCGTCACGCACCGGCGATCGTGCGTGACGCCCGCAACGACCCCCGCGTAAACAGGCCGATCGTCGACTTCTCGATGACCCATTCCTACGTGGCGGCGCCGGTGATGCCGACGGGCAAGGTGATCGGCTTCCTGCATGCCGACCGGCTGTATTCGGGCCGTCTGGTCGACGAGATCGACCGCGACACGGTGTGGGCGTTCGCGGAGGGATTCGGGTATGCCTACGAGCGCACCGTGTTGCTGGAGCGGATGCGCCGACTGCAGGCGGAGGTGCGCAACGCGCTGGCCTCCGCGGACGAGGCGGCCCGCGCGCTGCAGGACGCCGATCTGGACTTGCGCAAGATCGAGCCGCTGGAACGCAGTCCCGCGGCGCGGTCGCTGGCCGACGTGCACACCAGGGTGATGACGATGCTGACCCGCCGCGAGGTCGAGGTGCTGCGGTTGATGGCGGCCGGCCGCACCAACCAGCAGATCGCCGACGAGCTGGTGATCTCGGCAGGCACGGTCAAGTCGCACGTGAAGCGGGTGCTGCGAAAACTCCACGCCACCAACCGCGCCGAGGCGGCGTCGGCCTACGTGCGGCTGGCCAGCGTGCCCGATGGCGCCTGA
- a CDS encoding SgcJ/EcaC family oxidoreductase — MTDTAEATETLVRDFLDAWTTRDLDAICSAFADDAVYHNVPVDPIVGLGAIREIFQAFLNAFAEAKLDVVTLAAKPGLVLAERVDYFTLNDGRKVELPVTGVFEVENGKIKRFSDYFDLADFERQSGFKL, encoded by the coding sequence ATGACCGACACCGCAGAAGCCACCGAGACGCTTGTCCGCGACTTTCTCGATGCCTGGACGACAAGGGATCTCGACGCGATCTGCTCGGCGTTCGCCGATGATGCCGTGTATCACAATGTGCCCGTCGATCCGATCGTCGGGCTCGGCGCGATCCGGGAGATCTTCCAAGCCTTCCTGAACGCGTTCGCCGAGGCCAAGCTGGACGTCGTCACGCTGGCCGCCAAACCGGGGCTGGTGCTCGCCGAACGGGTGGACTACTTCACGCTCAACGACGGTCGCAAGGTCGAACTGCCGGTGACGGGGGTGTTCGAGGTCGAGAACGGCAAGATCAAGCGCTTCAGCGATTACTTCGACCTCGCGGACTTCGAGCGTCAGAGCGGGTTCAAGCTGTAG